The Terriglobales bacterium region CCCCGACGCCAGTGTGCGCCCAGTGTTCGGCTTCAAAGGCGCGCTTTGCGAGGACTTCGGCACCACCGTCCCAGCCCTCCTCGTCTTTGAGGGCGACCGGTACCCGGTGATGGCCTTCCCGCGCAACGATGCCAAACGCGGTCTGATCCGCGTGGAGCAGGCGCTGGAGGACCTGGTGGCCGAAACCGAGAAGTCACATACCGTAGGCGCTGGAAGGTAGCGAGGCTTTTCATATGGCTGATCATCTACCCCCTCGCGATCTGTGGCCGAAACGCGTCTACACGCTGCCGGAGTTCGCGGCTTATCCCGAGCGCTTCAACCCCACCGAAGAGCTCTTAGGGAAAGCCGTGGCCTCCGGCCGCGGTGACCGCACGGCCATCCTGTTCGAAGACCAGAAGTTCACCTACGCCCAGCTGCTGGCGCAGGCGAACAAGTTCGGCAACGCCCTCCGCAGCGTGGGAGTGGAGGCGGGTGACCGGGTCATCCTGCGCACCCCCAACATCCCCCCGGCGCTGGTGGCGAACTTCGGCATCCTAAGGCTGGGCGGCGTGTGCACGCCCACTTCACCGCTGTTCTCGCGCGCCGAGATCGCCCACGTGGCCAACGATGCCGAGGCGGTGGCCATGGTGGTCAGCTTCGCCCTGCTGGGCGAGGTGGAGGCCGCAAAAGAGAACTTCCAGACGGTGAAGAACATCATCGTGGTGGGCGGTGATGCCGCCGAGGTCAAGGCCAAGGGCTTCATCCCCTACGGAGAATTCCTCCAATCGGGATCCCCGGAACTCGACCCCGTCCCCCGGCATCGTGAAGACGTCGGCATCCTGCTCTACACCTCGGGCACCACCGGACGCCCGAAAGGCACCGTCCACCTGGTGGAAGAGCTGCTCATCATCCCTGACGCCTTCGGCAAGTACGGCTGGAAGGTGAAGGAGAACGACGTGGTCGGCGGCTCGGCGCCGCTGGCCTTCGGCGCCGGCTACTCGAGCTACGCCACCATCCCCTTCCGTTTCGGGGCGGCGGCTTCTCTGATCGCGAAATTCGATCCGGAGAAGATGTTCGAGACCATCCAGAAGCACAAGGTCACCATCCTCACCCTGGCTCCCACCGCCTACCGCAAGATGCTGCAGGTGCCCGACGCTCAGAAGAAGTACGACCTGAGCAGCCTGCGCCTGTGCACCGGCGGGGGCGAGAGCCTGACCGCGCCCACTTATCACGCCTGGAAAGAGAAGTTCGGCACGGACATCTTCGAAGGTCTGGGCACGACCGAGATGATGTACGTGTTCGCCTCCAACGTGGTGAGCGAGAAGGCCAAGGCCGGCTCGTTCGGGCAAGCGGTCCCCGGCTACCAGCTCAAGGTGGTGGACGAAGAGGGCAAGGAGGTGGCGGCCGGCACCATCGGCCGCTTCGTGGCCTGCGGCCCCACCGGCACCATCTACTGGCGCGACGTGGACAAACAAAAACACGTCCTGACGCCAGACAAGTGGAACCGGGCGGGCGATTTCGTCACCCAGGATGCGGACGGCTACTTCTGGTTCGTCTCCCGGGAGGACGACATCATCAAGAGCTCCGGCTACCGCATCGGTCCCGAGGAGATCGAGGTCACCATCGCCGAACACCCGGCGGTGCTGGACGTCGGCATCATCGGGGTACCCGACGAGGTGCGGGGCCAGATCGCCAAGGCCTTCGTGGTGTTGAAGCCGGGCAACACGACCAAGCCCGAGGAGTTGATCGAGTTCTGCCGCGGCAAGATCGCGACCTACAAGCTCCCGCGCGAGGTCGTGATCGTCAACGAGTTACCGCGGACCCCGACCGGCAAACTGCTGCGCCGGGTCCTGCGGCAGAAGGATGCGGAACTGGCCCCTGCGGCCAAGGCCTGATCCTTCACTCGGCGCCGAACCTGGCGCCGCCAAGCGCTAGCCCGCCCGCTGGCTGCAGCGGGTCCGCCTCCGCCGACTTGTGCACCCATGCGGGCGGGCCGGCTTTTCATCAGTGTAGGGGATCCAGTGGAACTCGCGCACGAAGCGCTCTGCCGGCGGCTGGTGGACGAAGCCGAAGCCGGCATCCTGTTCGCCGCTCGCGATGGCCGCATCCGGCTCTGGAACCGCGGCTGCGAGCGCATCTTCGGATGGCCCGCCGCCGGGGTCCTCGGCCAATCCATGGACTTCTTCATCCCCGACAAGCACCGCGCCCGTCATTGGGAAGGCTGGGACGCGGTGATGAAGAGCGGCGTCACCAAGTACGGCCACGAGCCCCTGGCGGTGCCCGCACTGACCAAAGACGGACGCCGCATCTCCATCGAGTTCTTCATCGTCCTGTTACGCGACCCGGAGGGCCAGGTGTTCGGGGCCGGCGCTATCATCCAGGACGTGAGCGCGCGCTGGGAGCGCGACAAGCAACTGCGCCAGAAACTGGCCACCCTGGAATCCCAGCTCAAGGGTTCAGTTACGACGGGTTGACGAGGGAGGAAGCATGGACCTGCGACGTGTCACCGATCTGAAGGCGCCCGATGGCCACGGCATTCCGGCCCTGCTCACGGAGCCGAAGTCACCCCAGGGCGCGGCGGTGCTGATCCCGCCCTACGGGGCCACCAAGGAGCAGATGCTGGCGGTCGCTCTGGCCCTGGGCGAGCAGCAGATCGCCACCTTGAGCATCGATCTCTGCGGCCACGGCGAGAACCAGACCCCGATCGGGGCCGTGATGCGGGACGAAGTCGACGCCGCCGTCGCCTCCCTGCGGCGTTACGGGCGGGTGGGCGCCGTCGGCATCAGCATCGGCGGGCGTCTGGCGCTGATGTCCACCGCCGACCACATGGTGGCCATCTCGCCGTCGATCGTGCAGGAGGTCTCCCCGCAAGGGAAATGGATGTTCGAGAACTTCCCCAGCCCGGCGGTGCGCGAGCCCTACTCCGGTTATGTCATCGAACTGCTGGAGAAACTGCCGCTCACGCCCCACGACCGTCCCTGCCTGCTGATGTACGCGCAGCGCGACATCCCGGCCATCATGGAGGGCGCCGCCGGGCTGCGCGCCAGCCTGCCCGGCTCCGAGCTGTACTACGTGAAGAATGATCTCCGGCCCGATGTGCAGCACGACAATGGCCTGATACGATACCTGCCCCGCTGGTTCAACCACGGGGAGCTGAAGTTCAATTACGAGGTCATGGCAGTCACCGCGCGCTGGATGGTCTCTCACCATGCCGTCGCCCGGATCTGAGCAGTAGATAAGGAGAAGATTATGGGCAGCGACGCCAAGGCCACAGTCACCTCGCAGTGGGAATACTTCGACCGCATGGTCGTCTTCCGCGACAGCGAGCAGGGCATGGAGAGCGGCCTGGAGACCTGGATCAACGATGCCGGCAAAGAGGGCTGGGAGCTGGTGAGCTCGGCGCCGCTCATCGCCCCCAACAAAGACGGCCTCGCGTACGGGACCATCGGCATCCACCTCATCTTCAAGCGCCAGCGCAACGAGTCGTGAAACGTGGCAGAGCTGCACGGAAGAGCGTTGATCGAGAGCCGCTTCGGGCCGCTGGGCAAGGGCGCCAAACACCTCCTCATCAACGAGGCGGAGTACGATCTGGCGGCTCTGATGTTCCGCATGGACCTGCAACTGGAGGACGTGCGGGTATTCGATGCAGTGCAGGTCGCTGAAGGACACTACGTGGTCCGCTACTATGACGGCCAGGACCAGCGGGTGGTGGCCCACGAGTTCGACGCCGAGTTCCGCTTCCTGGGCGAGACCCGGGGCCACATCGCGGAGTGGATCGGAGAGGACGCCTACTTCGACTCCATGCGCCCGGTACAGTTCCGCTGCCCGGCGGTGCCCGGCGACGATTTCTGAAGGACTACAATAGGGTTTGTGGCGGAACTTCGCGGACGCGCGCTGATCGAGAGCCGCTTCGGGCCTTTGACCCGGACGCACCACCAGAGCATCGTCATCCGCGGCCGCGACTGGGAGCTTTGGGACCTGCTGGCCCATATGGGCCTGAACTTCGACGACTGCAAACCGATCGACGTGCAGGCAAGCGGGGACCATTTCGTAGTGCGCTACTACGATGGCCAGGACCAGCGGGTCGCCGCCCACGAATTCGACGCCGATTTCAAGTTCATCGCCGAGACCCGCGCCCACATCGCCGAGTGGATCGGCGAGGACGCGTACTTCTCGCTCTACAGCGGACATTGAGCCATGGCATACAAGACCATCCTGCTTGAGACCGAAGGACCCATCGCCACCGTCACCCTGAACCGGCCCAGCCGGCGCAACGCGCTCTCCCTGCAACTCATGCAGGAGGCCCTCGATTGCCTCGACGGCATCGGCAAGAACAAGGAGGTGCGCACTGTCATCCTGGCCGCCGCCGGCAAGGTGTTCTCCTCCGGCCACGACCTGAGCGAGATGGTGGGCAAGGACATCAATGAGTACCGCCGCACCTTCGACGTTTGCACCCAGTTGATGACCACCATCCAGTCCATTCCGCAGCCGGTCATCGCCGAGGTGCAGGGCATGGCCACGGCTGCCGGATGCCAGCTGGTGGCGAGCTGCGACCTCGCCATCGCGGTCGAGGAGGCGAGCTTCGCTACGCCAGGGGTGCGCATCGGGTTGTTCTGCACCACACCCATGGTGGCGCTGAGCCGGGCGGTCGGGCGCAAGCGCGCCCTGCAGATGCTGATGACTGGCGAGCCCATCAGCGCCGCCACCGCTGCCGAGTGGGGGCTGATCAACAGCGTGGTGCCCGCGGCCAGGTTGCGGGAGGAGACCCGCAAGCTTGCCTGCCACATCGCCCAGGCCAGTCCGCTCACCGTCGCCCTGGGCAAGCAGGCGTACTACTCGCAGATCGATCTCGACCAGCCCAAGGCCTACGCCTACGCCAAGGAGGTCATGAGCATGAACTCCCTGGCCCAGGATGCGCAGGAGGGCATCTCTGCCTTCCTGCAGAAGCGCCCCGCGTGCTGGACGGGAAAATAGTTTTCGCAAGAGACGCCCGCCCGGACGTCTCCCAACCGGAGCATCCGTGAAGAAGAAGGGGAAGAAGCGTCACCGCCCGGGCCATCCGATCGAGACCAGCGCCACGCCAGCCGACGCCGAGGTCATGCTGTATCTCTATGACCTGCGGCGCGATGACGAGATGCGTAAGGCGCGGGACTGGGTCGCCGCCGACTTCTGGCCGGAGACCGCCGAGGACGTCCTGCGCATCATCCGCGCCTATCCTTCGCCGGAAAATACCTGGCTGCGGCAGGTGCTGTCCTACTGGGAGATGGCCGCGGCGTTTGTCTTGCGCGGCGCCCTGCACGAGAAACTCTTCTACGATTGCACCGGAGAGATGTACTGCGTCTTCTCCAAGTTCCAGCCCTTCCTCAAGGAGCTGCGCCCCAAGCTGCCGTATTTCCTGCTCACCGTGGAGGAAGTGATCATGCGGCTGCCGGAAGGACGCGAGCGCCTGGCCCGCATCCAGCGTCGCCTGGAGCGCCGCAAGCAGAAGCTTGAAGCCCGCAAACAGATCTACAGCGCCGCCAGCGCGGGGTACGCGTAGAAGTTCCCAGCCCCTCCCACTCCCCAATCCCGCCAGGGCTGGGTGGGTACATCGTTTCACAAACTGCAAAGGTTTGCGGTCTGGCCACCCCAATAGATGGGGCAATGTCTTGCTAACAAACACATTCTAAATGGCTTAGATGCTACGAGGATTGGCTGGACAATTGCTCATACATCAGCAGAAGTTGTCAGGAGGCCCCGGCCCGAAGGGGCTGGGGTTCCAGGAGAGAGAACGTCCATGAGAAAGTTCGCACCGTGGGTCTTGTGCGCTCTGATGGTCGCGGGCCTGGGGATGGCTCGCGCCGACACCGTAAGCTTCGTGGGGGTGGTCGGTAGCTACGGCACCTCGACTACCACCATCGGCGGGATCGTAATCCACGCCTACTACTGGGACAGCACCACCAACACGTGGAAGGACGCCAACCTGTTCGGGCGCAACCAGACGAACGACCACGGGCTCGGCGTGTGCAATCCGGTGGAAGCCGGGTGCGGCACCGGGGACGGCGGCGGCGACGTCAACGAACTGGACAACGCCGGCCAGAAGGAGCTGATCAGTCTGGAGCTCCCGGCGGGCTACGAATGGGTGTCGGTGCAGCTTTCCTCGCTCGACAAGAACGATTCCTCGCTGGCCTCGCACTGGGAGCAGGGGCAGATCTGGGCCGACAGCGATGGCGTGCCCATGGGTACTACCAACATCGGAGACTCGATCATCTGCCAGTACACGCCCGGTACCTCGGTCGGCTGCGCGAATGTGGGCGGCACCCTGTTCGAGCCAATGGTGGGGATTGTGGATGCGGGCAGCCCCTACCTCTTCTTCCAGGCGAAGGATTGGAAGGTTGATGGTTACACAAACACCAACAACGACTACCTCATCATGAGCGCGGTCATCGTACAGACGCCGGAGCCGGGTTCCCTGATTCTGCTGGGAACGGGCCTGGTGGGATTGGGTACGATGCTGCGCAAGGGACTGCGCTAGACAGTTTTGCTCTTTGAGCCAAGCCCGCGCTGCTCGCGCGGGCTTTGTCATGTCTGCGAACGAGGTTGGCCGGACCATTCAGCGTCCCAGCCCTGGACCCGCGGCCACCAGCGCCGGACGTGGCGGCAATACTCTTCGTAGTCGGCTCCGAACTTGCGGCGCAGCGTCGGCTCTTCGTAAAGGACGACGAAAAGGTGGAGGCCGAGGAGAGCCAGCGCCACGCCAGCGATCACGTCGAGATTCGCCTTTCCGAAGATGATCCAGAGGCCGATCCATCCGGTGACGAACCCCACGTACATCGGATTGCGCACGTGGCGGTAGAAACCGACGACCACGAGGCGCTGGGGTGGAGCCACCGGGGCCGGCGTTCCGCGTCCGGTCCAGCCGAAGTCCCAGACGCAGCGGACAGCAACGGTGAACCCGAGCACGGAAGGAATCGCCGCCAGCCATCGCCAACGCGCTGCCCCGGCCGTCTCCACGGTGAAACCCAGCCATCGCGGCAGCAGCCAGAACCAAAGGGCGAAGAAACACGCGCCCACGGCAAGCGAGGCGATGGCCGTCAGCGATCGATCGATGTGTTCTGAGTCACTCATGCGTGCCACATATTATCGACTGATCCGTTCCGGTGGGCCGCAGGGGTTTACTTGGGGGTTATCACAGTTATGCGTGATGCAGGTCACGGTTGACTGTGCGTTATGACCCATCCCACCCCTTGGCTCCCGCCATTTCCCCCACATACGACTCAGGCCGTCCCCGGATTAATTTAATAAGTCTATTGTTTTCAATACAGTAGACGATATCAGCCGGTTGGCTTGACTTGGCGTATGGAGTGCATTACTGGGAAGCGGGTCGCCACCGGGGGGCAAGGGCTCAAACCCGGGGGCGGCACTAAGGCAGTTATGGGGGTGCCTGTGCTGGCAACTTGTATGGAACGACGCGAGACGACAATCGACGGCCTGTTCTTGGGCGAACTTCCATCCAGAGCAAGGAGTGAGTTCGAATCCATCAGTTGCACGATCAACTACCCGGATGGGGCCGCCATCTTCGCCGAGGGACAATCGCCGCGCGGAGTGTTCATCGTGCGCCGAGGGCAGGTCAAGCTGTCGATCTGCTCCAGCGAAGGCAAGACCCTGATCCTTCGTCTCGCCGAACCTGGCGAGGTGCTGGGGCTGGCGGGCACCCTTTCCTCCCGTCCCTATGAGATGACGGCCGAGGCCGTAGGCCCGTGCGAGGTCGAGTACGTGAAGCGCGACGGGTTCCTGCGGTTCATGCAATCGCACAACGAGGTCTGCCTGTGGGTGGCCGAGCAACTCAGCCACATGTACAACACGGCCTGCCACGAGATCCGCTCGCTGGGGCTGTCGCACTCCGCGGCCGAGAAGCTGGCCAAGCTGCTGCTCGACTGGTCGGGCCATAACGGCGATACGCGGCAGAACGCGCGCATCAAACTCTCGCTCACCCACGAGGAAGTGGCGCAGATGATCGGTACCTCGCGCGAAACCGTGACCCGGCTGTTCGCCGACTTCCGCAAGCGGCAGTTCATCCAGTTGAATGGCTCTACCCTCCTGATCCGCAATAAGGCGTCGCTGGAAGCGATGGCGCATTCCTGATCCCGTTAACCCCCCAGGTGCCCGGTGCGAATGGGCAGAGCAGAATCTGGGCTAAGATGAGAGCGGCCAAACCTGGCCGTTCTCATTCTTGTTCCCGGGTCCCAGTCGAAAGTTGGGCCGGAGGGGGCGATGGAACCACCGAACAAGGGCCTGCCATTCCTGACAGCGAATGACTGGGCCCTGCTCCGCGACAAGGCCCACGAGCGGCAGTTCAACAAAGACCAGCGCCTGATCCACGAAGGCCTGGCCGGCAACACCCTCTTCCTCATTGAGAGCGGAAAGGCGCGGGTGGAACGCCGGAATGGGGCGCAGACCATCCGCATCGCGACCTTGGGGGCGGGCGACATCTGCGGAGAGATGTCGTTCATCGAGAAAGGATCGGCCAGCGCCTCGGTGGTCGCGGACGAAGAGCTTAGGGCGCTCGCCCTGGATTCAACCACGTTGCAAGCGGTTTTCGAATCCTTCCCCCACGTCGGCTCGCGCTTCTTCCGGTCGGTGGCGCTCGTCCTCTCCCGGCGCCTGCGGGCCACATCGGCGGAACTGGCCAAGAGTCGGGCCGGCGGCCAGAGCCCGACATCCGCCAAGTAGAAGGCCCGCGCTCGGGCGCGGCGGGTTGCTATACTGCCAGCCCGGAACCGATGAGAACGCTTCCGACATTCGAGTTCCACGTCTCGCGCGCAGCGCGCGACCGCTACCAGTTCGAGGACACGCTGTTCTCGCTGGCCGGCAATGTCGTGTTCGCTAACCTCCCCGCCAGCCGCCGCTTCGCCGAGAAAATGAACCGACTGCGCGATGTGGAGAACCATCCGGAGCAGACCGTGCACCCGGGGGCGCTGAATGCGATGGGGCTGATCGACGAGGCGCTGCACCTGGTGACGGCGCTCTATCGGCAGCAGCGGGATCCGGCCGCCCTCGTGGAGGCGCTGGGCTGGTTCGAGGCACGCCTGGGACGCGACGCACTGGACCGGGCGCTGCTGGCCTTCGCCGACCACTTCCCGACCGTCGAGGTCTATCGCGGCCGGCACTCGGCGGCGCTGTGGCTGGCCGCCGGCACTTCCGGGGTCCCGCATCGCGCGGTCGCCCTGGAAGAGATGATGATGCTCTGGCTGGCGAACCTGAACCGCGGGTTCCGGCCCTTCGAAGAATTGTTCAACGACCGCGCTCTGGCCGCCGATACCTCGTACCCCAACATCACCGCCGCGCTACGCGACTACTTCGAGACCCGGCCGCGCTTCGGCCCCGACAACCAGAACCTGGTGGACATGCTGCGGGCGCCGGCCCTGGCTTCCCCCGATTCTCTCGCCGGGCAACTGGCCTACATGCGCGAGAAGTGGGGCCCGCTGCTGGGCGATTTCCTGGAGCGCCTGCTGACCGCGCTCGACGTCCTCAAGGAAGAGGAGATCGCAGTATGGCTGCGCTTCCATCCGCCGGGGGCGCACTTCGGGGCCGGGCTGATGACCGGGGACTCCAGCGCCGCCGCCATCCCCCATTTCCACGAGCACGAATACGAGCGCTTCAGCCAGGACGTGGAGTGGATGCCGCGCACGGTGATGCTGGCCAAGAGCGTCAACGTGTGGCTGCACCAGCTGAGCGTGCAATACCACCGGCTGATCGGGCGGCTCGACCAGGTACCCGACGAAGAGCTCGACCTCTTCGCCCGGCGCGGGTTCAACGCGCTCTGGCTGATCGGGGTGTGGGCGCGCAGCCGCGCCTCGCAGCGCATCAAGCAGCTGACGGGGAACCCGGACGCGGCGGCTTCCGCCTATTCCCTGCTGGACTACACCATTGCCGAGGAACTGGGAGGCGAAGGGGCGTACCTGAACTTGCGCGACCGCGCCTGGGCCCGCGGCATCCGCCTGGCCAGCGACATGGTGCCCAACCACATGGGGATCGATTCGCGCTGGATGATCCACCACCCTGACTGGTTCCTGACGCTGCCCTACAGCCCATTCCCGTCGTACAGCTTCAACGGACCCGATCTCTCGAGTGACGGCCGGGTCGAGATCAAGATCGAGGACCACTACTACAACCGCAGCGACGCCGCCGTGGTCTTCCGGCGCCTGGACCGCTGGACCGGCGACACGCGCTACATCTATCACGGCAACGACGGCACTAGCTTTCCCTGGAACGACACCGCGCAGCTCGACTACCTGAAGCCGGAAGTGCGCGAGGGCGTGATCCAGACCATCCTGCACGTGGCGCGGCTGTTCCCCATCATCCGCTTCGATGCGGCCATGACGCTGACCAAGCAGCACTACCAGCGCCTCTGGTTCCCGCGACCCGGCACCGGCGGCGCTATCCCCTCGCGCGCCGAGCACGGGCTGAGCAAGGCCGACTTCGACCGCGCCATGCCGAACGAGTTCTGGCGCGAGGTGGTGGACCGGGTGGCCGCCGAAGTCCCGGGAACGCTGCTGCTGGCCGAGGCTTTCTGGCTGCTCGAAGGATATTTCGTGCGCACGCTGGGCATGCATCGCGTCTATAACTCGGCGTTCATGAACATGCTGCGCGACGAGGAGAACGCCAATTACCGCACCGTCATCAAGAACACCCTGGAGTTCGATCCTGAGGTGCTGAAGCGCTACGTCAATTTCATGAGCAACCCAGACGAGCGCACCGCGGTAGACCAGTTCGGCAAGGGCGACAAGTATTTCGGGGTGTGCACCATGATGGCGACGCTGCCTGGGCTGCCGCTGTTCGGCCACGGGCAGATCGAGGGCTACACCGAGCGCTACGGCATGGAATACCGCCGGAGCTATCACGAGGAGATGCCGGACGCCTGGCTGATGGCGCGGCACGAGCGCGAGATTTCGCCGCTGCTCCACCGGCGGGCGCTGTTCGCCGACGTCCGCGAGTTCTTGCTCTACGATTTTTACACCGACCAGGGATACGTGAACGAGGACGTGTTCGCGTACTCCAACCGCCTGGGCGAAGAACGCGCGCTGGTCGTGTACCTGAACCGCTACGCCGAGACCGCTGGCTGGATGCGAACCTCTTGTGCCTATGCCGAGAAGGCGGCAGAGGGCAAACGTTTGCGGCAGCGGACGCTGGGCGAAGCCATGGGCTGGTCGCACGATGGCCGGGTGTACGTGGCCTGCCGCGACGCGGTCACCGGGCTGGAGTACCTGCATCGCTCCTCCGAGCTTGCGGGCAAAGGGATGCGTCTCGAGTTGCACGCCTACAAGTGCCACGTGTTCCTGGACTGGCGCGAGGTGCGCGACGACGGGCGGCGTCCCTGGAGCCAGCTCAGCGACATGCTGGGCGGGCGTGGCGTCCCCAGCCTGGACGATGCGCTGCACGCCCTGGAGCTCAAGCCCATCCATGATGGGCTGCGCGCCCTGCTCGATCCCGTGCTGGCAAAGAGTTTTGCGGAGAGCACTGCGCCGGCTCCGGCCGGACGTGACGGCACCGGCCAATCCATCGAGCAGGCGTTGACTCGCGCGCGAACGCTCTTCGACGAGGCCCAACGCTATGCGACGAACGCCGGAGCGGAAGCGTCCGATCCCGCGGTTGCAGGCGCCTGGGAAGGCGGGACCGACGCAGCGCTGGCCCGTCTCAAACATCATCTGGAGGCGGCGCTGGGATTGCCGGGACTGGAGCGCAAGTTCTCGCAAGCCTGGCCGCCGGACGCCTGTGCGGTACTGCCTACCTGCCGCGCGGCTGCCTCCGAGTGCATTCCGACCTGGGGGGCGGTGCTGGCTTGGTGCGCGCTGGAAGCGCTGGGGTGGATGAAGGATGGGGCCGACCCCCGGCACGCGGCCGGGCAACTGTTCGACAGCTTGCGACTGCGGGAGCCTTTGGCGGAAGGGTTCTCCGCTCTCGGGCAGACCGGGGAAGAACGCTGGCGTGCGGCGGCGCGGGTGCGGGCCGCGCTCGCCCACGCTGCCTGGGGACCGGGCGCCGAAACCGCGCCACAGAGGTCAGCCGCACCTTTCAGCTGGGTGCATGACCCGGATGTGGCGTGGCTGATCGGGGCGCACGAGTACGAGGGCCTCCGGTACTTCAACAAGGAGGCCTTCGAGCGGCTGCTGTGGTGGATGGCGCTGCCGGCGCTGCTCGAGATGGCCTCTGCTCCGGAAAAGGAAGCGTCGCGCCTCAAGGGCCTGGAGGCGGAGCTGCAGTCGCGTCTCCACGCGGCGGGAGAGGCCGGCTACCGGGTCGAGTCTCTCCTGGAACGCGGCTGAGCCGCTCCCACGACCCGGAGGGGCAAGCGGCATATCCGCTCCAACAGGTACCGGCCGGCTGCGACTCGCTCCGCCAGTTTGCTGTCTTCGTGAAGCCCCCGAGCCTCCAGAGTCAGGCAGGCCCTGTCACGGCGCAACCAGACCGAATGGACCGCTCCATTTTGATCGCCGTCGAGGGAGCGGGCCAAACGCAGGATCCCGGCCATCTGCCTCAGGATGGCCCGCTGCGCCGGCGGAAGTGCGGCGAAACGCTTGTGCCGTGTGGCGGGCAGGGCGCCGCGGGCGTAGCGGGCAGCCAGGGCCACCAGTTCGAGGTCGGCAGCGGTCCAGGACGAGGGCGGGACGAGACGTGAGATCAGCCGCCGCGACTCTTTGTGCGCAGCCTGCTTCGCGTGGCTGCGTCCGACTCCATGGAGCAGGGCGGCCGCTTCCAGCAATTCAGCGGGTAGGGACGAGTCCAAGGTCCCCGTCTTCACCAGCCCCGCGCGCAACTGCAACGCCAGGCGGGCCACCCGTTGGCTGTGCTTGAGATCAGGATCGAGAAACGCCGCCCAAGTCTTGAGCCGTTCGCGCTC contains the following coding sequences:
- a CDS encoding acyl-CoA synthetase, translating into MADHLPPRDLWPKRVYTLPEFAAYPERFNPTEELLGKAVASGRGDRTAILFEDQKFTYAQLLAQANKFGNALRSVGVEAGDRVILRTPNIPPALVANFGILRLGGVCTPTSPLFSRAEIAHVANDAEAVAMVVSFALLGEVEAAKENFQTVKNIIVVGGDAAEVKAKGFIPYGEFLQSGSPELDPVPRHREDVGILLYTSGTTGRPKGTVHLVEELLIIPDAFGKYGWKVKENDVVGGSAPLAFGAGYSSYATIPFRFGAAASLIAKFDPEKMFETIQKHKVTILTLAPTAYRKMLQVPDAQKKYDLSSLRLCTGGGESLTAPTYHAWKEKFGTDIFEGLGTTEMMYVFASNVVSEKAKAGSFGQAVPGYQLKVVDEEGKEVAAGTIGRFVACGPTGTIYWRDVDKQKHVLTPDKWNRAGDFVTQDADGYFWFVSREDDIIKSSGYRIGPEEIEVTIAEHPAVLDVGIIGVPDEVRGQIAKAFVVLKPGNTTKPEELIEFCRGKIATYKLPREVVIVNELPRTPTGKLLRRVLRQKDAELAPAAKA
- a CDS encoding PAS domain S-box protein, whose translation is MELAHEALCRRLVDEAEAGILFAARDGRIRLWNRGCERIFGWPAAGVLGQSMDFFIPDKHRARHWEGWDAVMKSGVTKYGHEPLAVPALTKDGRRISIEFFIVLLRDPEGQVFGAGAIIQDVSARWERDKQLRQKLATLESQLKGSVTTG
- a CDS encoding alpha/beta hydrolase; translation: MDLRRVTDLKAPDGHGIPALLTEPKSPQGAAVLIPPYGATKEQMLAVALALGEQQIATLSIDLCGHGENQTPIGAVMRDEVDAAVASLRRYGRVGAVGISIGGRLALMSTADHMVAISPSIVQEVSPQGKWMFENFPSPAVREPYSGYVIELLEKLPLTPHDRPCLLMYAQRDIPAIMEGAAGLRASLPGSELYYVKNDLRPDVQHDNGLIRYLPRWFNHGELKFNYEVMAVTARWMVSHHAVARI
- a CDS encoding DUF4177 domain-containing protein; protein product: MGSDAKATVTSQWEYFDRMVVFRDSEQGMESGLETWINDAGKEGWELVSSAPLIAPNKDGLAYGTIGIHLIFKRQRNES
- a CDS encoding enoyl-CoA hydratase, producing MAYKTILLETEGPIATVTLNRPSRRNALSLQLMQEALDCLDGIGKNKEVRTVILAAAGKVFSSGHDLSEMVGKDINEYRRTFDVCTQLMTTIQSIPQPVIAEVQGMATAAGCQLVASCDLAIAVEEASFATPGVRIGLFCTTPMVALSRAVGRKRALQMLMTGEPISAATAAEWGLINSVVPAARLREETRKLACHIAQASPLTVALGKQAYYSQIDLDQPKAYAYAKEVMSMNSLAQDAQEGISAFLQKRPACWTGK
- a CDS encoding PEP-CTERM sorting domain-containing protein; protein product: MRKFAPWVLCALMVAGLGMARADTVSFVGVVGSYGTSTTTIGGIVIHAYYWDSTTNTWKDANLFGRNQTNDHGLGVCNPVEAGCGTGDGGGDVNELDNAGQKELISLELPAGYEWVSVQLSSLDKNDSSLASHWEQGQIWADSDGVPMGTTNIGDSIICQYTPGTSVGCANVGGTLFEPMVGIVDAGSPYLFFQAKDWKVDGYTNTNNDYLIMSAVIVQTPEPGSLILLGTGLVGLGTMLRKGLR
- a CDS encoding isoprenylcysteine carboxylmethyltransferase family protein produces the protein MSDSEHIDRSLTAIASLAVGACFFALWFWLLPRWLGFTVETAGAARWRWLAAIPSVLGFTVAVRCVWDFGWTGRGTPAPVAPPQRLVVVGFYRHVRNPMYVGFVTGWIGLWIIFGKANLDVIAGVALALLGLHLFVVLYEEPTLRRKFGADYEEYCRHVRRWWPRVQGWDAEWSGQPRSQT
- a CDS encoding Crp/Fnr family transcriptional regulator, whose translation is MERRETTIDGLFLGELPSRARSEFESISCTINYPDGAAIFAEGQSPRGVFIVRRGQVKLSICSSEGKTLILRLAEPGEVLGLAGTLSSRPYEMTAEAVGPCEVEYVKRDGFLRFMQSHNEVCLWVAEQLSHMYNTACHEIRSLGLSHSAAEKLAKLLLDWSGHNGDTRQNARIKLSLTHEEVAQMIGTSRETVTRLFADFRKRQFIQLNGSTLLIRNKASLEAMAHS
- a CDS encoding cyclic nucleotide-binding domain-containing protein; this encodes MEPPNKGLPFLTANDWALLRDKAHERQFNKDQRLIHEGLAGNTLFLIESGKARVERRNGAQTIRIATLGAGDICGEMSFIEKGSASASVVADEELRALALDSTTLQAVFESFPHVGSRFFRSVALVLSRRLRATSAELAKSRAGGQSPTSAK